One genomic region from Cucumis melo cultivar AY chromosome 9, USDA_Cmelo_AY_1.0, whole genome shotgun sequence encodes:
- the LOC103498494 gene encoding KH domain-containing protein HEN4, which yields MAGQRNSYGKRNHSQSDYSENGGNKRRSHGEDRDQFVIDSEDTVYRYLCPVKKIGSVIGRGGEIVKQLRVDTKSKIRIGETVPGSDERVITIYSASNETNSLEESSDYVSPAQEALFKIHDRVVADDFMDEDSEGGGHQVTARLLVPSDQIGCIIGKGGQIVQNIRTETGAQVRILKDDHLPRCALSSDELVQISGEPLIVKKALYQIASRLHDNPSRSQHLLASAIPGVYSSGGSLMASTHGAPIMGLAPLVSPYGGYKGDSGNWSRSLYSAPREDLSSKEFSLRLICPTENIGGVIGKGGAIINQIRQETKAAIKVDSSATEGDDCLINISSKEFFEDSYSPTLEAALRLQPRCSEKVERDSGIISFTTRLLVPTSRIGCLIGKGGAIITELRRLTKANIRILSKENLPKVALEDDEMVQISGDLDVAKEALIHIVTRLRANLFDREGALSAVLPVLPYLPLSADGSDSLSYDGREGKRHGRGHSYSSGYGGFNDLAGGDGYGSYSGSQIGSGGSGGGGGGGSAYGAYGNFSVGRSGSSGVSGHGSVSRRRNYS from the exons ATGGCTGGGCAGAGGAATAGTTATGGTAAACGAAACCATTCTCAGTCTGATTATTCTGAAAATGGGGGCAACAAACGAAGAAGTCATGGTGAGGACCGGGACCAGTTTGTCATAGATTCAGAAGATACTGTTTACCGGTATTTGTGCCCTGTTAAAAAGATTGGAAGTGTtattggaaggggaggagagaTTGTGAAGCAGCTAAGGGTAGATACTAAATCAAAGATTAGGATTGGAGAAACAGTGCCTGGATCAGATGAGCGTGTTATAACGATCTATAGCGCAAGCAACGAGACTAATTCTTTGGAAGAAAGTAGTGATTATGTTTCTCCAGCTCAAGAGGCTTTGTTCAAAATCCACGATAGAGTTGTGGCTGATGACTTTATGGATGAGGATTCTGAAGGAGGAGGTCACCAGGTTACAGCTAGACTTCTTGTACCCTCTGATCAAATTGGTTGTATTATTGGAAAAGGTGGACAGATTGTACAGAATATTCGCACTGAGACTGGGGCACAGGTCCGCATTCTTAAGGACGATCATTTACCACGTTGTGCTTTGAGTTCTGATGAACTTGTGCAA ATATCTGGTGAACCCTTGATTGTGAAGAAAGCCTTGTACCAGATTGCATCACGTTTGCATGACAATCCATCACGATCTCAGCATCTACTTGCTTCTGCCATACCTGGTGTATATTCTTCTGGTGGTTCACTTATGGCTTCTACACATGGTGCCCCAATTATGGGATTAGCCCCATTGGTCAGTCCGTATGGAGGTTATAAAGGTGACAGTGGTAATTGGTCCAGGTCTTTATATTCAGCTCCAAGGGAAGATTTATCTTCAAAAGAGTTTTCTCTTCGACTGATATGTCCAACTGAAAATATTGGGGGTGTCATTGGAAAAGGTGGAGCAATAATCAATCAGATTAGACAGGAGACCAAGGCTGCCATAAAAGTTGATAGTTCAGCTACTGAAGGAGATGATTGTTTGATAAATATTTCATCAAAGGAG TTTTTTGAAGACTCATATTCTCCCACGCTGGAAGCTGCATTGCGCTTGCAACCAAGATGCAGTGAGAAAGTAGAAAGAGATTCTGGGATTATTTCATTCACAACCCGTCTGCTTGTGCCTACCTCACGAATTGGTTGCTTAATTGGTAAAGGTGGAGCTATCATTACCGAGTTGAGGAGGCTCACCAAGGCTAATATTCGAATACTGTCAAAGGAAAATCTCCCCAAGGTTGCCTTGGAAGATGATGAAATGGTGCAG ATATCTGGGGATCTTGATGTTGCCAAGGAGGCTCTTATACATATAGTGACCAGGCTTAGAGCCAACCTTTTTGATAGAGAAGGTGCTCTCTCAGCCGTTCTGCCTGTTCTGCCGTATCTTCCTCTGTCAGCTGATGGTTCAGATAGTCTAAGCTACGATGGTAGAGAAGGTAAAAGACATGGGCGTGGACATTCATATTCAAGTGGTTATGGGGGTTTCAATGATTTGGCTGGTGGTGATGGTTATGGAAGCTACAGCGGCTCACAG ATTGGTAGTGGTGGaagtggtggtggtggtggtggtggcagTGCTTATGGGGCCTATGGAAATTTTTCTGTGGGACGAAGTGGTAGTTCAGG GGTTTCTGGACATGGCAGTGTTTCTCGGAGGAGAAACTATTCCTAG